One region of Syntrophobacterales bacterium genomic DNA includes:
- a CDS encoding long-chain fatty acid--CoA ligase has product MTMFKETSMGAVFQNRVAQYGDETLILWKNKGKWEELSWKKLNELVRVLGLFLINRGIQPGDKVALFSPNRYEWWVADLAIISVGAVNVPIYATNSAEEARYIIENSDARLCFVGTREQAEKILKVKPVLPTLSEIVLFEEGTSLPEGVIALQDAYSEGRGYPAKDDFDKRLPPIGFDDLATIIYTSGTTGPPKGVMLTHHNFVANVNQLRAVDPEFLRPGHTFLSFLPLAHSLERTVGYYSPIFLGGHKVAFAESTEKLLENFQEIRPTFLVSVPRIYEKVHSGIVAKVASASPVKKALFNWAMGIAKENLPYVCENKPRTGLFAIKYNLADKIIFSKLRVALGMDRLEAAVSGGGPLSVADAEFFLGMGIKVLEGFGLTETAPVTNGNMPKHIKPGTVGPALQDTIIKIAEDGEIIIKGPQVMKGYYKNEAATKAAFTEDGFFRTGDIGQIDADGYLKITGRIKDLIITSGGKNISPQNIENALAASPLIEQAVVIGDNRKYLSALIVPTFATLELWAGENNIAFANRAELIGKPEVKSLYEKELAERMKDYARVEQIRKFTLLEAEWSQNTGELTPTLKMKRQVINQKYGPLIEAMYPPE; this is encoded by the coding sequence ATGACAATGTTCAAGGAAACATCGATGGGCGCTGTATTCCAGAACCGCGTTGCACAATACGGCGACGAAACCCTTATTCTCTGGAAGAACAAGGGCAAATGGGAAGAACTCTCCTGGAAAAAGCTTAACGAATTGGTGCGCGTTCTGGGGCTGTTTCTAATTAACCGGGGAATCCAGCCCGGGGACAAGGTAGCGCTGTTCTCGCCAAACCGTTATGAGTGGTGGGTGGCGGATCTTGCCATTATCTCCGTCGGCGCCGTAAACGTCCCGATCTACGCAACCAATTCGGCGGAAGAGGCGCGGTACATTATCGAAAATTCCGACGCCCGGCTCTGCTTTGTCGGGACCAGAGAGCAGGCGGAAAAGATCCTCAAGGTCAAACCAGTGCTTCCGACCCTGAGCGAGATTGTACTGTTTGAGGAAGGAACAAGCCTCCCCGAAGGCGTTATCGCCCTGCAGGACGCCTATAGCGAAGGCAGGGGCTACCCGGCAAAGGATGATTTTGACAAAAGGCTGCCGCCCATCGGCTTCGACGATCTGGCAACGATCATCTATACCTCCGGCACGACCGGCCCCCCCAAGGGCGTCATGCTTACCCACCACAATTTCGTTGCCAATGTAAACCAGCTTCGGGCGGTAGATCCCGAGTTTCTGAGACCCGGCCACACCTTTCTCTCTTTTCTGCCCCTCGCCCATTCCCTCGAACGAACCGTCGGCTACTATAGCCCGATTTTCCTTGGCGGACACAAGGTCGCCTTCGCCGAAAGCACGGAAAAACTGCTGGAAAACTTTCAGGAAATCAGGCCCACGTTCCTGGTCAGCGTGCCGCGCATTTACGAAAAGGTGCACTCCGGAATAGTCGCAAAGGTAGCTTCCGCTTCCCCCGTCAAGAAAGCCCTCTTCAACTGGGCAATGGGGATCGCCAAGGAGAACCTGCCTTACGTCTGTGAAAACAAGCCCCGCACCGGCCTGTTTGCCATCAAGTACAACCTTGCCGACAAGATCATCTTCAGCAAGCTTCGCGTTGCCCTGGGGATGGACCGGCTCGAGGCGGCAGTTTCCGGAGGCGGCCCCCTGTCCGTAGCCGATGCAGAGTTCTTTCTGGGAATGGGGATCAAGGTGCTCGAAGGCTTCGGCCTCACCGAGACGGCCCCGGTTACCAACGGAAACATGCCCAAACATATCAAACCGGGAACGGTCGGCCCCGCGTTGCAGGACACGATCATCAAGATCGCTGAGGACGGGGAAATCATCATCAAGGGCCCCCAGGTCATGAAGGGATACTACAAAAACGAGGCGGCGACGAAGGCCGCCTTCACCGAGGACGGTTTTTTCCGTACCGGCGACATCGGCCAGATCGACGCGGACGGGTATCTCAAGATCACCGGCCGGATCAAGGATCTCATAATCACCTCGGGCGGCAAGAACATCTCCCCGCAGAACATTGAAAATGCCCTCGCGGCTTCTCCGTTAATCGAGCAGGCGGTGGTCATCGGCGACAACCGCAAGTACCTGTCGGCGCTGATTGTCCCAACGTTTGCTACCCTGGAGCTCTGGGCCGGGGAAAACAATATCGCCTTTGCGAACCGCGCTGAATTGATCGGCAAACCGGAGGTCAAAAGTCTCTACGAAAAGGAGCTGGCGGAGCGAATGAAGGATTACGCGCGGGTTGAGCAGATCCGAAAATTCACGCTGCTGGAAGCCGAGTGGTCTCAGAATACCGGCGAACTCACGCCGACGTTGAAGATGAAGCGACAGGTCATCAACCAGAAATACGGGCCGCTCATCGAAGCGATGTACCCGCCTGAATAG
- the aroB gene encoding 3-dehydroquinate synthase gives MRKLGLTLKKNRDDSYQINIGEGILDWAGMALGKSGTVSHCVVVTDSTIDVLHGERVQKALEKAGLRIERIVLPPGEETKTLASVLEVAERLISLGADRQTLLVALGGGVIGDLTGFVASLYMRGIPFVQMPTTLLAQVDSSIGGKTGVDAVSGKNILGTFYQPQGVFIDTEFLKTLPDAIFRSGFAEVIKYGAIERPSLLKDIEKAAGKNGLRDPLFLTKIVIEACRIKKSIVELDEREGGLRRILNFGHTIGHAVEATSGYKLSHGEAVAIGMAAAARLSEKLHGLPAGDGERIKSALRAVGFQYKIPAGIDIDAILARLSLDKKAELNVHEGGKKIINFVMIRRLGKPFIQGGIREEILRETLEELSL, from the coding sequence ATGAGAAAGCTTGGATTAACGCTTAAAAAGAACCGTGACGACTCCTATCAGATTAATATCGGCGAGGGGATTCTGGACTGGGCAGGGATGGCGCTGGGCAAAAGCGGAACCGTAAGCCACTGTGTGGTCGTCACGGACAGCACGATTGACGTCCTGCATGGAGAGCGGGTGCAAAAGGCCCTGGAAAAAGCCGGGCTCCGGATAGAGCGGATCGTACTGCCGCCGGGCGAAGAAACAAAGACGCTGGCTTCCGTGCTTGAGGTTGCCGAGCGCCTGATCTCCCTCGGGGCGGACCGGCAAACGCTGCTCGTTGCCCTCGGCGGAGGCGTGATCGGCGATCTGACCGGTTTTGTCGCTTCGCTCTATATGAGGGGCATTCCCTTTGTCCAGATGCCAACCACCCTGCTTGCCCAAGTGGACAGCAGCATCGGCGGAAAAACCGGAGTTGACGCCGTTTCCGGGAAAAATATCCTGGGGACCTTCTATCAACCACAAGGGGTCTTTATTGATACAGAGTTTTTAAAAACTCTTCCCGACGCGATTTTCCGGAGCGGTTTTGCCGAGGTGATCAAATACGGCGCCATAGAAAGGCCCTCCCTGCTCAAGGATATCGAAAAAGCCGCCGGTAAAAACGGCCTGCGGGACCCTTTGTTTTTGACAAAAATAGTTATTGAAGCCTGCCGGATCAAGAAGAGCATTGTGGAGCTCGATGAGCGGGAAGGGGGGCTGCGGCGGATTCTCAATTTTGGGCACACCATTGGCCACGCAGTGGAGGCGACATCCGGCTACAAGCTATCCCACGGTGAAGCGGTGGCGATCGGCATGGCGGCTGCGGCGCGCCTTTCCGAAAAACTCCACGGTCTGCCGGCAGGCGACGGGGAAAGGATCAAATCCGCGCTCCGCGCAGTCGGGTTTCAATACAAGATTCCAGCGGGTATTGATATCGATGCCATTCTGGCACGGTTGTCCCTGGACAAAAAAGCGGAGCTCAATGTCCATGAAGGGGGGAAAAAAATAATCAATTTTGTCATGATCCGCAGATTGGGCAAACCATTCATCCAGGGAGGCATCCGCGAAGAAATCCTGAGAGAAACGCTGGAGGAACTTAGCTTATGA
- a CDS encoding benzoate/H(+) symporter BenE family transporter, with translation MFSSLFTHLMLATPPAFITTLAGLAMLRVLQTAFSTAFQDRFTFGALLTFIVTVANVAIFNIGAPFWGLVFGFSLSWLIERDDFHGGKARNSPPGS, from the coding sequence TTGTTCTCGTCCCTCTTTACCCACCTGATGCTGGCAACCCCTCCGGCTTTCATCACAACGCTGGCCGGGCTTGCGATGTTGCGCGTACTGCAGACGGCGTTTTCGACCGCGTTTCAAGACCGATTTACCTTTGGTGCACTTCTGACCTTCATCGTTACCGTTGCCAATGTTGCGATATTCAACATCGGTGCGCCCTTCTGGGGTCTGGTTTTCGGATTCTCCCTGTCTTGGCTGATCGAAAGGGATGATTTCCACGGCGGTAAGGCGAGAAACTCCCCTCCCGGCAGTTGA
- a CDS encoding acetate--CoA ligase family protein, protein MAENPLHLLLSPKSIAVAGASNNPEKMGTLQALSILKDGFPGQFYPIHPTEKTVLGHKAYPSASALPEAPDLLLLIVPTALVIPMLEDFAKLGTKRAIIISAGFKEIGPKGRALEERLQEIAKTYGLRFLGPNCMGIVNTALPLNLTIGKMDRRPGALGMVSQSGTYVTQTLWYLRERGIRFSKAISCGNEANIDMADALEYLGQDEQTKAIVMYIEGIRDGRRFIEAAQRITPHKPVLAQYVGGSASGARAGLSHTGSLAGPDLLYEGIFKQAGIIRCDSIEELYAHGWTHATQPPLRGRRLAVVTNSGGPGTAISHNADQGGMIVPRFSDGLQAKIRELIPPHASSANPVDLTYHREMKVLTTVIPEMIMESGEIDGLVLHGAVGSGFIKMVYDHMKEMTGGMTEDEASRQLSHDMTEALALPWKHNLPMVISSFFGRGDDNTSRYMDGDIPVFDSPEKAARGMASLLCRLRIQERKPIVKPILPEVAAEGLRIMKTALAAGQQALDEHQAKRLLAAYGVPVTREQLADSEAEAIKAAEEIGFPLALKACSPNIMHKSGKGLIELNIQTKEALLRAFCAVRTAAGGEIPILIQQMVIGRREFVAGMTRFPGFGPCVLFGLGGIFTEALQDATFRAAPFGITEAAEMLEDIKAKALLGEIRGMPAVNAPALAAILQTLGNIAVLHPEIAEIDLNPLILAGAEPLVADALFVLES, encoded by the coding sequence ATGGCCGAAAATCCATTGCATCTGCTTCTTAGCCCCAAATCCATCGCGGTCGCCGGCGCCAGCAACAATCCGGAAAAAATGGGAACTCTGCAGGCTCTTTCCATATTGAAAGATGGTTTTCCGGGACAATTTTATCCGATTCATCCGACTGAGAAAACAGTCCTGGGTCACAAGGCGTACCCATCCGCGTCCGCCCTTCCGGAGGCGCCGGATCTGCTTCTTCTGATCGTTCCCACCGCGTTGGTAATCCCCATGCTTGAAGATTTCGCGAAGCTTGGCACGAAGCGGGCAATAATCATCAGCGCGGGGTTCAAGGAAATCGGCCCGAAAGGCAGGGCTCTGGAGGAACGCCTGCAGGAAATTGCGAAAACTTACGGGCTTCGCTTTCTCGGTCCGAACTGCATGGGGATCGTCAACACGGCGCTTCCCTTAAACCTGACTATCGGTAAGATGGACAGAAGACCGGGAGCGCTCGGCATGGTTTCCCAGAGCGGCACCTACGTCACCCAGACGCTCTGGTATCTTCGGGAACGGGGAATCCGCTTCAGCAAGGCAATCAGTTGCGGCAACGAGGCCAACATCGATATGGCTGACGCCCTTGAATACCTCGGCCAGGACGAGCAGACGAAGGCGATTGTCATGTATATAGAAGGGATACGCGACGGCCGACGTTTTATTGAAGCAGCGCAGAGAATTACTCCCCACAAGCCAGTGCTTGCCCAGTACGTGGGAGGTTCCGCCTCCGGCGCCCGTGCGGGTCTGAGTCACACCGGTTCGCTGGCCGGGCCGGATCTTCTCTACGAGGGCATTTTTAAGCAGGCCGGGATCATTCGTTGCGATTCCATTGAAGAACTCTACGCCCACGGCTGGACGCACGCGACCCAACCGCCGCTGCGCGGTCGCCGGCTTGCGGTTGTTACCAATTCCGGAGGACCGGGCACGGCGATCTCCCACAACGCCGATCAGGGAGGAATGATTGTGCCCCGTTTTTCCGACGGGTTGCAGGCAAAAATCAGGGAGTTGATTCCTCCCCATGCATCCAGCGCCAATCCGGTTGATCTGACCTACCACCGGGAGATGAAGGTTCTGACCACCGTAATTCCGGAAATGATTATGGAAAGCGGCGAGATTGACGGTCTTGTCCTGCACGGAGCAGTGGGTTCCGGTTTTATAAAAATGGTTTACGACCACATGAAGGAGATGACGGGGGGAATGACGGAAGATGAGGCTTCCCGGCAGCTGTCTCACGACATGACCGAGGCTTTGGCTCTCCCCTGGAAACATAACCTGCCGATGGTGATCAGCTCCTTTTTCGGTCGTGGCGACGACAATACGTCCAGATACATGGATGGCGATATCCCCGTCTTTGATTCTCCGGAGAAGGCGGCGCGGGGAATGGCCTCGCTGCTTTGCCGCCTGCGGATACAAGAGAGAAAGCCGATAGTGAAGCCGATCCTGCCGGAAGTTGCCGCGGAGGGGCTGAGAATAATGAAAACCGCCCTTGCCGCCGGGCAGCAGGCCCTCGACGAGCATCAGGCCAAAAGACTCCTTGCCGCGTACGGTGTTCCCGTCACGCGGGAGCAATTAGCCGATTCTGAGGCAGAGGCCATAAAAGCGGCGGAGGAAATAGGGTTTCCCCTTGCCCTCAAGGCGTGTTCCCCAAATATTATGCACAAATCCGGTAAGGGACTGATTGAACTGAACATTCAGACAAAAGAGGCCCTGCTGAGGGCCTTTTGTGCGGTGCGAACCGCCGCAGGTGGAGAAATACCGATTTTAATCCAGCAAATGGTCATCGGGCGCCGCGAGTTTGTCGCGGGCATGACGAGATTCCCTGGTTTTGGCCCCTGCGTGCTGTTCGGCCTGGGGGGGATATTTACCGAGGCGCTGCAAGACGCCACCTTCCGCGCGGCGCCGTTCGGGATTACCGAGGCGGCGGAGATGCTTGAAGACATCAAGGCCAAAGCGCTGCTCGGCGAAATTCGCGGGATGCCGGCGGTAAACGCACCCGCGCTTGCCGCCATTCTGCAAACGTTGGGGAATATAGCCGTTCTCCACCCGGAGATCGCCGAGATAGACCTCAATCCGCTTATTTTGGCAGGGGCTGAGCCGCTTGTCGCCGACGCGCTTTTTGTCCTGGAAAGCTAG
- the aroF gene encoding 3-deoxy-7-phosphoheptulonate synthase, producing MIILMKKNSTKEDIHEVMAWIESAGYRPHISEGVERTIIGAVGNDQGRVLLKSVAFLRGVEKVVPILKPYKLAGREFQEKETIVRVGNVEIGGPQFTVIAGPCSIENAEQMMECGYIAKKAGAQILRGGAFKPRTSPYSFQGMGEEGLKILKNVGEKMGMPVVTEVMDTKDIDLIEDYSDIFQIGARNVQNFALLKRVGLSRKPVLLKRGMMTTIEELLMSAEYILSGGNNQVILCERGIRTFETATRNTLDISAVPVIKELTHLPVIIDPSHAAGHAKYIIPLTRAAVAVGAHGAIIEIHPEPEKALSDGPQSLRPEVFYRLMDEVRIMQDAMQNKIGKLS from the coding sequence ATGATTATCCTGATGAAAAAAAACTCAACAAAAGAAGATATCCACGAGGTAATGGCCTGGATTGAATCGGCTGGCTACAGACCCCACATTTCCGAGGGGGTGGAACGGACAATCATCGGCGCCGTGGGAAACGATCAGGGCAGGGTGCTGCTGAAATCCGTCGCTTTCTTGCGCGGGGTGGAAAAGGTCGTACCGATCCTCAAACCGTATAAGCTCGCGGGGAGGGAATTCCAGGAAAAAGAGACGATTGTCCGGGTCGGCAATGTGGAAATCGGGGGGCCGCAGTTTACCGTAATAGCCGGGCCCTGTTCGATCGAAAACGCGGAACAGATGATGGAATGCGGGTACATCGCCAAAAAGGCCGGCGCCCAGATTCTGCGGGGCGGCGCCTTCAAACCGCGCACCTCGCCCTACAGCTTTCAGGGGATGGGGGAAGAAGGGCTGAAGATACTGAAAAATGTGGGCGAGAAAATGGGCATGCCGGTCGTAACCGAGGTCATGGATACGAAGGATATTGATCTGATCGAGGATTACAGCGATATCTTTCAGATCGGCGCCCGCAATGTTCAGAATTTTGCCCTGCTGAAAAGGGTTGGTCTGTCCCGCAAGCCGGTGCTGCTCAAGCGGGGAATGATGACGACAATCGAGGAGCTGCTGATGTCCGCCGAATACATCCTCTCCGGGGGAAACAACCAGGTGATACTCTGCGAGCGGGGAATCCGCACTTTCGAGACTGCAACCAGAAACACCCTCGATATAAGCGCCGTTCCAGTAATCAAGGAGTTGACTCACCTGCCGGTTATCATTGACCCCAGCCATGCCGCCGGCCATGCGAAATACATCATTCCGCTTACCCGCGCGGCGGTTGCCGTCGGGGCCCATGGGGCGATCATCGAGATCCATCCGGAACCGGAAAAGGCCCTTTCCGACGGGCCGCAGTCATTGCGCCCCGAGGTTTTTTACCGCCTGATGGACGAGGTAAGGATTATGCAGGACGCCATGCAGAACAAAATCGGGAAGCTGTCATGA
- the trxB gene encoding thioredoxin-disulfide reductase codes for MNANEKQYDVAIVGGGPAGFTAGIYAVRAALSAILFEGASTASQITMTDAIENYPGRGGANGLELVEDFKKQAVSFGLETAADDVAEIKKATVDGKEGWEVVAEGKSYKALTVIFAAGANWRRLGVAGEERFIGRGVSFCATCDAPLFKNRDVAVVGGGDTAIQEAIYLTKFARKVTVIHRRNRLRATAILQQRALANDKIEFLWDSVVDKVDGLDLLQWVKAHNLKTNEDVRLSVSGLFIFVGLNPNTEMLRALVALDERGYVKVDANMKTSAQGLFAAGDCIAKQLRQVVTACGDGANAAYSAQLYVEDLKGEAY; via the coding sequence ATGAACGCGAACGAAAAGCAATACGATGTTGCAATCGTTGGGGGCGGACCGGCCGGGTTCACCGCGGGGATTTACGCGGTGCGGGCGGCACTCAGCGCAATCCTGTTTGAGGGGGCCTCGACTGCAAGCCAGATCACGATGACGGACGCGATCGAAAACTATCCCGGCCGGGGCGGTGCTAATGGCCTTGAATTAGTCGAAGACTTTAAAAAGCAGGCGGTGAGTTTCGGTCTCGAAACCGCAGCCGATGATGTTGCGGAGATAAAGAAAGCTACAGTGGACGGCAAGGAAGGATGGGAAGTGGTTGCGGAAGGCAAGAGCTATAAGGCGCTTACCGTGATTTTTGCGGCGGGGGCAAACTGGCGCCGCCTCGGCGTGGCCGGCGAGGAACGGTTCATCGGCAGGGGCGTTTCGTTCTGCGCTACCTGCGATGCCCCCCTGTTCAAAAACAGGGACGTTGCCGTTGTCGGTGGCGGGGATACGGCGATCCAGGAGGCGATCTATCTTACCAAGTTTGCCCGCAAGGTCACGGTTATTCACCGCCGGAATCGCCTGCGCGCGACGGCAATCCTGCAGCAGCGCGCTTTGGCCAACGACAAGATAGAATTTCTCTGGGATTCCGTTGTCGATAAGGTGGACGGCCTCGATCTTCTGCAATGGGTCAAGGCGCATAACCTGAAGACAAACGAGGATGTCAGACTTTCGGTAAGCGGGCTCTTCATCTTTGTCGGGTTGAATCCCAACACGGAGATGCTGCGGGCCTTGGTTGCTCTGGACGAACGCGGTTATGTCAAGGTTGACGCCAACATGAAAACATCGGCCCAGGGGCTGTTCGCCGCCGGCGATTGCATCGCCAAACAACTCCGCCAGGTGGTGACCGCCTGCGGGGATGGAGCGAACGCCGCTTACTCCGCCCAGCTTTACGTGGAAGATCTAAAGGGAGAGGCCTACTAA
- the queF gene encoding preQ(1) synthase, translated as MSTITEKTDLEGLTLLGGDKKPVRKLETFPNHNQGRDYLITMRSDEFTCLCPATGQPDFAALTIQYIPDQKILESKSLKLYLWSFRDQGVFHEHVANAILDDLLEVLSPRWCKITAEFAVRGGVSIKVEAEHGAKCA; from the coding sequence ATGTCAACGATCACCGAAAAAACTGATCTGGAAGGGCTGACCCTGCTGGGAGGGGACAAAAAACCCGTCCGGAAATTAGAGACGTTTCCCAATCACAACCAGGGGCGCGATTATCTGATTACCATGCGCTCAGATGAATTCACCTGCCTGTGCCCGGCAACCGGGCAGCCGGACTTTGCGGCTCTGACGATTCAATACATCCCCGACCAAAAGATACTGGAGTCCAAGTCGTTGAAGCTATACCTGTGGTCTTTTCGCGATCAGGGGGTATTTCATGAACACGTGGCCAATGCGATACTTGACGATCTGCTCGAAGTCCTTTCGCCGCGCTGGTGCAAGATAACGGCGGAGTTTGCGGTGCGGGGCGGGGTATCGATCAAGGTGGAGGCGGAGCACGGCGCAAAATGCGCCTGA
- a CDS encoding DUF362 domain-containing protein — MERRDFLKAAAGASAIALCPFAEGVGAAPNPMKTEQFASGAPTRVFLAGVGKGASEQDIKTAVRNAAEMSTDFSWLSRGDAVFIKPVNNSDSPYPATTSPAAIASMIGLLKEKGARRVIVGDMSGVRDLRFSPKSLSGSSRALMIASGLAKAVQTSGGELHCFEESGWEAFYEDFPSAGSHWKRGLMMPNILKEIQHIVLMPRCSRHVLAGSSLGLKAAVGYWRHDTRLEYHRDAATLQEKTAEGNTVATLRDKQRLVISAADKVLATYGPDKGYVFEPDYGLIIASDSVVAHDMVSLAWLLESRRLMPASEKNGLMDTNRLIPQLANRVVTGWLGGWQAALTSETMNKDSINAIWDDRVLARSYELFGGVPAILLKSANGAFPEALKNRLSRMTAVPA; from the coding sequence ATGGAACGAAGAGACTTTCTGAAAGCGGCGGCAGGGGCATCGGCAATTGCATTATGTCCGTTTGCCGAAGGCGTCGGGGCAGCTCCGAATCCCATGAAGACCGAACAATTTGCCTCTGGCGCTCCGACCAGGGTATTTCTGGCAGGTGTGGGCAAGGGCGCTTCCGAGCAGGATATAAAAACAGCGGTCCGCAATGCCGCCGAGATGTCCACCGACTTTTCCTGGCTGTCCAGGGGTGATGCCGTCTTCATCAAACCGGTAAACAATTCAGACAGCCCCTATCCCGCCACCACAAGCCCTGCCGCCATTGCCTCCATGATCGGACTCCTTAAGGAAAAAGGGGCGCGCAGGGTAATTGTGGGCGACATGTCCGGGGTCCGGGACCTGCGATTTTCTCCGAAATCTCTTTCCGGAAGCTCTCGCGCTTTGATGATTGCGTCAGGGTTGGCGAAGGCTGTTCAGACCTCTGGCGGAGAGCTGCACTGCTTCGAGGAAAGCGGGTGGGAGGCCTTTTATGAGGATTTTCCGTCTGCCGGTTCACACTGGAAGCGCGGCCTCATGATGCCCAATATTCTCAAGGAGATTCAGCACATCGTCCTGATGCCCCGCTGCTCCAGGCATGTATTGGCGGGGAGCTCATTGGGGCTGAAAGCCGCCGTGGGTTACTGGCGACATGACACGCGCCTGGAATATCACCGGGACGCGGCCACTCTGCAGGAGAAAACAGCCGAAGGCAATACGGTTGCGACCCTGAGGGATAAACAGCGCCTCGTGATTTCGGCGGCAGACAAGGTGCTTGCCACCTATGGTCCGGACAAAGGTTATGTCTTTGAACCGGATTATGGTCTGATAATCGCCTCTGACTCGGTGGTGGCCCACGACATGGTTTCGCTGGCCTGGCTTCTGGAAAGCCGGCGCCTTATGCCCGCTTCGGAAAAGAATGGCTTGATGGATACCAACAGGCTGATTCCCCAACTCGCCAATCGCGTTGTGACCGGCTGGCTGGGCGGATGGCAAGCGGCTCTGACGTCGGAAACAATGAACAAAGACAGCATCAACGCCATCTGGGATGACCGGGTGCTGGCCCGCAGCTACGAACTCTTCGGGGGCGTTCCAGCCATTCTGCTGAAGTCGGCTAACGGCGCTTTTCCGGAAGCCCTGAAGAATCGCCTGAGCAGGATGACGGCAGTTCCGGCCTGA
- the lgt gene encoding prolipoprotein diacylglyceryl transferase — protein sequence MENLIALWRDLPSHITPWLLQIGAFQLRWYSLMYLAAFLSVYLLIMRRIKVDGLPYTAELVQDFFTWAIFGVIVGGRLGYVLFYNLDYYLQRPLEIILPFQFEDGIRFTGISGMSYHGGAIAVLLAGIIFCWKRGIEFWRFADLFASAIPLGYTFGRIGNFINGELYGRPTDVPWGMLFPLDPRHLLRHPSQLYEAFFEGIVLFVILWAIRKKFSFTGAIVACYIAGYGFIRFFIEFFREPDSQLGFVYGPFSMGQILCIAMIMTGTAIYRFRKKQSGKSP from the coding sequence GTGGAGAATTTGATAGCCCTCTGGAGGGATCTCCCCTCTCATATAACCCCCTGGCTCTTGCAGATAGGGGCGTTTCAGTTGCGCTGGTACAGCCTGATGTATCTGGCCGCCTTTTTGAGCGTTTATCTGCTGATAATGCGCCGGATCAAAGTGGATGGACTGCCCTATACCGCCGAGCTGGTTCAGGATTTCTTTACCTGGGCGATCTTCGGGGTGATTGTCGGCGGTCGCCTCGGTTATGTGCTGTTCTACAATCTGGATTATTATCTCCAGCGCCCTCTGGAGATAATCCTTCCCTTTCAATTCGAGGACGGGATTCGTTTTACTGGAATAAGCGGGATGTCATATCACGGCGGCGCCATCGCCGTTCTGCTGGCCGGCATAATCTTCTGTTGGAAAAGGGGTATCGAATTCTGGCGTTTTGCCGATCTTTTCGCCTCGGCGATTCCCCTCGGCTACACGTTCGGACGAATCGGCAATTTCATCAATGGCGAATTATACGGAAGACCGACGGATGTCCCTTGGGGGATGCTTTTCCCCCTTGACCCGCGACACCTGCTGCGCCATCCCTCGCAGCTCTACGAGGCGTTTTTCGAGGGGATTGTCCTTTTCGTCATCCTCTGGGCGATCCGCAAGAAATTTTCTTTTACCGGTGCGATCGTTGCCTGCTACATAGCAGGATACGGCTTCATTCGCTTCTTTATAGAGTTTTTCCGCGAACCGGATAGTCAACTCGGTTTTGTGTATGGCCCGTTCAGCATGGGACAAATCCTGTGCATAGCGATGATCATGACCGGGACGGCGATTTACCGGTTTCGCAAAAAACAGTCGGGGAAAAGTCCATAA
- the tadA gene encoding tRNA adenosine(34) deaminase TadA, whose product MIKALKNCQGSPEMDEKWMQAAFAQAELALANGEVPVGAVIVMNDELLAAACNSPIALHDPSAHAEILAIRAAASLIGNYRLADATLYVTLEPCLMCAGAIIQTRIARLVFGAADPKNGAAQSLYHVFDDRRLNHAVAVQGGVLHEACGEILSGFFRRKRLSSPR is encoded by the coding sequence ATGATAAAAGCATTAAAAAATTGCCAGGGCAGTCCGGAGATGGATGAAAAATGGATGCAGGCGGCTTTCGCCCAGGCTGAGCTGGCCCTGGCCAACGGCGAAGTGCCGGTCGGCGCGGTTATTGTAATGAATGACGAATTGCTTGCCGCCGCCTGCAACAGTCCGATTGCCCTGCACGACCCCTCAGCCCACGCCGAGATTCTCGCCATCCGCGCGGCCGCGTCGCTAATCGGCAATTACCGCCTCGCCGACGCCACCCTTTACGTTACGCTGGAACCCTGCCTGATGTGCGCCGGGGCCATCATTCAAACCCGGATAGCGCGACTTGTCTTCGGGGCAGCCGATCCCAAAAACGGCGCCGCCCAAAGCCTGTATCATGTTTTTGACGACCGGCGCCTCAACCACGCAGTCGCCGTTCAGGGTGGTGTTTTACACGAAGCGTGCGGAGAAATTTTAAGTGGATTTTTTCGCCGGAAAAGGTTATCCTCCCCGCGTTAA
- a CDS encoding tyrosine-type recombinase/integrase has product MRRAELSEINLDEAVWNIPTEKMKTKQAHIVPLSKQALEILREIYPLTGNGKYVFPSIRSTARPMSENTINVTLRTPDMTTSA; this is encoded by the coding sequence TTGAGACGCGCTGAATTGTCGGAGATCAATCTTGATGAAGCCGTCTGGAACATCCCGACAGAGAAGATGAAAACGAAGCAAGCGCACATCGTTCCGTTATCGAAACAGGCCCTTGAAATACTCCGGGAAATATATCCGCTCACCGGCAACGGTAAATATGTTTTCCCCTCTATCAGATCGACGGCGCGACCGATGAGCGAGAATACCATCAACGTTACATTGCGGACTCCGGATATGACAACGAGCGCATGA